In Terriglobales bacterium, one DNA window encodes the following:
- a CDS encoding ABC transporter substrate-binding protein: MAAKLHRNLLLGTVLILAASTVLLLSDMGQRTRTSSGPGKRWKIFLIQYNNVVDVQESEDGVLEGLRNSGLTEGRDYEARVVNAQGDMATVSALVDAAVNDHADLLVTFSTPTLQAAIRRAPSSTPIVFTYVASAVAAGAGRSEKDHLPNVTGVSTGAAYDDLIAAIKRWFPHVRTLGTLFVPAESNMVFHTTNLEAAARRAGYKLEVVPVSTATEIADAATALTARDVDAICQVPGNLTAAGFGSISRAAQRAHIPVFAFQQAQAKDGALLVAARDYRDAGREAARLAVAIVRGDTPAKTPFQNFNRTKFVVNLDAARALDLSLPPDLVQSAQELIEDGVIRSSSR; the protein is encoded by the coding sequence GTGGCGGCAAAGCTGCACCGCAATCTACTACTCGGCACCGTTCTCATCCTGGCTGCGTCCACCGTCTTGCTTCTATCGGATATGGGCCAGCGCACACGCACTTCTTCCGGGCCCGGCAAACGCTGGAAGATTTTCCTGATCCAGTACAACAACGTGGTGGATGTGCAGGAGTCGGAAGACGGTGTGCTTGAAGGTCTGCGCAATAGCGGACTCACGGAAGGCCGTGATTACGAAGCCCGGGTCGTCAATGCGCAGGGCGATATGGCAACCGTAAGCGCTTTAGTCGACGCCGCAGTCAACGACCATGCCGACCTGTTAGTTACGTTCTCAACTCCTACCTTGCAGGCCGCCATTCGGCGCGCACCCTCGTCGACACCGATTGTCTTCACATACGTTGCCAGTGCTGTTGCTGCCGGCGCAGGCCGTAGCGAGAAAGACCATTTGCCCAACGTGACCGGCGTCAGCACGGGCGCCGCATACGACGACCTCATTGCAGCGATCAAGCGTTGGTTTCCGCACGTCCGCACTCTTGGAACGCTGTTCGTGCCGGCGGAGTCGAACATGGTGTTCCACACCACCAACTTGGAGGCCGCGGCGCGCCGGGCCGGATACAAGTTAGAGGTGGTACCGGTGAGCACAGCGACTGAGATTGCGGACGCGGCCACGGCTTTGACGGCCAGGGATGTGGATGCGATCTGCCAGGTGCCCGGAAACCTAACCGCGGCTGGTTTTGGAAGTATCAGCCGGGCGGCGCAGCGGGCGCACATTCCCGTGTTCGCTTTCCAGCAGGCACAGGCCAAAGATGGCGCTCTGCTCGTCGCTGCCCGCGATTACCGCGATGCGGGTCGTGAGGCCGCACGCCTCGCGGTTGCCATCGTTCGTGGCGATACGCCTGCGAAGACCCCGTTCCAAAATTTCAACCGGACGAAGTTCGTCGTCAATCTGGATGCGGCGCGTGCATTGGATCTGAGTTTGCCGCCGGATCTGGTGCAATCGGCACAGGAGCTAATCGAAGATGGAGTTATCCGTTCATCCTCTCGGTGA
- a CDS encoding STAS domain-containing protein translates to MELSVHPLGDTIGVHVSGRLDNNWSGLFAQNLDQIVADGARDLRMDLADVNYISSAGIGVLVRCYNQLRSIGGSFVVVRMSRRVTDVLRQVNLVPVLCAESTLAVPVSAVVPRRVETEVADYEIYDVASVANLQCRLYGETDPLFASAFSSRQCRPLAPCRFALGLGALGSDFDDCHDRFGEFIAVGHGAAYQPTEAASAPDYLICTHEDRPEVQVLYGISCEGDFGHLLRFEARRNRGPLPLAELVRYVVSLNQDRLVGMVMIAEVAGIVGAALRQSPVNAGANRFRYPEIGDWLSFTPERAFNRTVAIVAGVACAQECSKLEPMLRALSSDSDLFGHFHAAVFSYRPMQRGHLSLNEAISHVFETQTLLAVAHLLNDTRPMMGAGQSEFERGACWVSPISDVGGDAL, encoded by the coding sequence ATGGAGTTATCCGTTCATCCTCTCGGTGACACCATCGGTGTTCACGTAAGTGGACGTCTCGACAACAACTGGTCTGGTCTTTTTGCCCAGAATCTGGACCAGATCGTCGCAGACGGAGCGCGCGACCTGCGGATGGATTTGGCGGACGTGAACTACATCAGTTCCGCCGGCATCGGCGTATTGGTGCGCTGCTACAACCAACTGCGCTCGATTGGTGGATCTTTCGTTGTAGTGCGCATGTCGCGGCGCGTGACCGACGTACTCAGGCAGGTAAATCTGGTGCCGGTACTATGCGCTGAGAGTACTCTCGCAGTGCCAGTCAGCGCTGTTGTCCCGCGACGCGTGGAAACCGAAGTTGCAGATTACGAGATATACGACGTGGCCTCCGTCGCGAATCTGCAATGCCGTTTGTATGGTGAGACCGACCCGCTTTTCGCATCCGCTTTCTCAAGCCGCCAATGCCGGCCTTTAGCACCTTGCCGGTTTGCGCTTGGCCTCGGCGCTTTGGGCAGCGATTTCGATGATTGTCATGACCGTTTCGGGGAATTCATCGCTGTCGGCCACGGGGCAGCGTACCAGCCCACCGAAGCCGCGAGCGCTCCCGACTATCTGATTTGTACCCATGAGGATCGACCCGAAGTACAGGTCCTCTACGGAATTTCCTGCGAAGGGGACTTTGGCCACCTGCTCCGGTTTGAAGCGCGACGCAACCGGGGACCGCTTCCTCTGGCAGAACTTGTCCGTTATGTCGTGTCACTGAACCAGGACCGGTTGGTCGGGATGGTAATGATCGCCGAGGTAGCCGGAATTGTTGGTGCTGCTTTGAGGCAATCCCCGGTCAATGCAGGTGCGAACAGGTTCAGGTATCCGGAGATCGGGGATTGGCTGTCGTTCACACCGGAACGCGCATTCAACCGTACTGTCGCTATCGTTGCCGGTGTGGCGTGCGCTCAAGAGTGCTCTAAGTTGGAGCCAATGCTTCGCGCGCTGAGCAGTGACTCCGACTTGTTCGGTCACTTTCACGCGGCGGTGTTCTCATATCGGCCGATGCAACGCGGCCACTTATCGCTGAACGAGGCCATCAGTCACGTCTTTGAAACCCAAACTTTACTTGCTGTTGCGCACTTGTTGAACGACACGCGACCCATGATGGGTGCCGGACAGAGTGAATTTGAACGAGGCGCCTGTTGGGTATCTCCGATTTCCGACGTCGGAGGTGACGCCTTATGA
- a CDS encoding ABATE domain-containing protein produces the protein MDSGNYQYQFVAGNLALDFVNTVAYRADPVKKKDRLQHSEDVRRWANQARLPDRDAITSGPLAPRELRRIRAVREQLFAVFHAVASNDPIPADILARVGDALRDCCARRCLSIEGAEVRWTWRPSARGTDYLLYPVLTAATDLLISDARGLVRQCEDAGCGWLFLDRSNARKRRWCSMADCGNRNKARKHYRREAGLI, from the coding sequence ATGGACAGCGGAAACTACCAATATCAATTTGTCGCCGGAAACCTTGCGCTCGATTTCGTCAACACAGTCGCATATCGAGCGGATCCCGTGAAGAAAAAGGACCGCCTGCAACATAGCGAGGATGTGCGACGGTGGGCTAATCAGGCTCGGTTACCAGACCGGGATGCAATCACCTCCGGTCCCCTTGCGCCTAGGGAATTGCGGCGCATCCGCGCCGTCCGCGAACAGCTTTTTGCAGTTTTCCATGCAGTGGCGAGCAATGACCCGATCCCGGCGGACATACTTGCCCGGGTTGGTGATGCCTTACGCGATTGTTGCGCCAGACGATGTTTGTCCATTGAGGGGGCGGAGGTTCGCTGGACCTGGCGACCTAGTGCGCGCGGCACGGACTATTTGCTCTATCCCGTCCTCACGGCAGCAACCGATCTTCTCATCTCGGATGCGCGCGGTCTGGTTCGTCAGTGCGAGGACGCAGGTTGCGGCTGGCTGTTTTTGGACCGTTCCAACGCCCGCAAAAGGCGGTGGTGCAGCATGGCTGACTGCGGGAACCGTAATAAGGCACGAAAACACTACCGGCGCGAGGCTGGTTTGATCTAG